The Bacillota bacterium LX-D genome includes a window with the following:
- a CDS encoding Ger(x)C family spore germination protein, giving the protein MRKIALLLCLCLLLTILPSGCYDQREVNEMAYVIAMGLDVGVKNKLRLTLQIANMGQAPNGGMEQGSSQVGPANTTIITVDCPSVFTGLNLANVASSRQINLMHSKLIVFSEKLARSGDINKYAGAMLRYLEMRRIMNVVVSKGDAETFLKENNFFIGQDPVKDIFLMIKQGAYSGFYPQVTLNDFYNDLKSTLEEPYATLAGVNNLKELDTKEMKNMQSEIHEGDYIAGKTPRRSGKKSEYFGMAVFRSGTMVGELTGEEARIFQFLNGKFEYGFYTINDPQKPNNIIALALQTGRTPKVSVDLRGEVPKIKVEVDLEGSIASIQSRINYENPKLKKQLEKAFEQEVKRKMNQLLYKCQHEYRSDIFGFARAAVWQFATIPDWQNYNWSARFPDAEITASVNFHIRRTGMILKSAPLN; this is encoded by the coding sequence ATGCGTAAAATAGCTTTGCTTTTATGTCTTTGCCTGCTTCTAACTATTTTACCCTCTGGCTGCTATGACCAAAGAGAGGTTAATGAAATGGCCTATGTAATTGCTATGGGTTTAGACGTAGGTGTAAAAAATAAATTGCGGCTTACTTTGCAAATAGCTAATATGGGGCAAGCCCCAAATGGAGGCATGGAACAAGGCAGCAGTCAAGTAGGGCCTGCTAATACAACCATCATCACTGTAGATTGTCCTTCGGTTTTTACAGGCTTAAATCTAGCCAATGTGGCCTCTTCCCGGCAAATTAATTTAATGCATAGTAAATTAATTGTCTTTTCGGAAAAACTAGCCCGCAGCGGAGATATAAATAAATATGCAGGGGCTATGCTGCGCTATCTGGAAATGCGGCGGATTATGAACGTAGTGGTTTCTAAAGGAGATGCTGAAACCTTTTTAAAAGAAAATAACTTTTTTATTGGTCAGGATCCTGTAAAGGATATATTTTTAATGATTAAGCAAGGTGCTTATTCCGGTTTTTACCCTCAGGTAACTTTAAACGACTTTTATAACGATCTTAAATCAACCTTAGAAGAGCCTTATGCTACCTTGGCCGGTGTAAACAATTTAAAAGAATTAGACACTAAGGAAATGAAAAATATGCAAAGTGAAATACACGAAGGGGATTATATTGCTGGGAAAACACCTCGGCGAAGCGGCAAAAAAAGTGAATATTTCGGCATGGCCGTTTTTCGGTCCGGCACAATGGTAGGAGAATTAACGGGAGAAGAGGCAAGAATTTTTCAATTCTTAAATGGCAAATTTGAATATGGTTTTTATACCATAAATGACCCTCAGAAACCGAATAACATTATCGCTTTAGCACTTCAGACTGGCAGAACGCCCAAAGTTAGCGTTGATTTACGTGGAGAAGTACCAAAAATAAAAGTTGAAGTGGATTTAGAAGGTTCCATCGCCTCGATTCAAAGCAGAATCAATTATGAAAACCCAAAATTAAAAAAACAATTGGAAAAAGCTTTTGAACAAGAAGTTAAAAGAAAAATGAATCAACTACTTTATAAATGTCAGCATGAGTACCGCTCAGATATTTTTGGTTTTGCCAGAGCAGCTGTCTGGCAGTTTGCTACTATCCCCGATTGGCAAAATTACAATTGGTCAGCAAGATTTCCTGATGCGGAAATTACAGCTTCTGTTAATTTCCATATTCGTCGTACAGGAATGATCCTAAAATCGGCTCCTTTAAACTAA